A region of Streptomyces sp. NBC_01267 DNA encodes the following proteins:
- a CDS encoding MFS transporter produces MKWSIGRVLRDRNAGLYLAGAVVDAFGTSAMWLASGIWVKALTGSDSLAALAVFAMWAPSLVGPLIGTVADRVRRKPLLVVTNLGMAALMPVLLALDSPGRIWILFTVLVIYGVHTVVGGAAESALVAAAVDKDLLGDFNGLRMTVTEGMKLVSPLVGAGLFVQFGGAAVALLDAVTFALAAVIFTLIRVREAEPVRPAGAHWLRDTIEGARFLRGSPTLRPLVLAGSATMLVAGLNGSMIYAVVDRLLGHSPGYAGLLYSVQGVGSIAIGVLSGPLMRRLPPRVFAAAGIAVFAAAVGARALPYDTVALVSSAAVGFGLPCVLVAALTAVQSETPAAVLGRTAATANSLMFVPNAVALALGAGLVAVVDVRVLLAVASVSGLAVALALARTGVRTARPVRV; encoded by the coding sequence GTGAAATGGTCAATAGGACGCGTCCTGCGGGACCGTAACGCGGGGCTCTACCTGGCAGGTGCGGTCGTCGACGCCTTCGGCACGAGTGCCATGTGGCTGGCCTCCGGCATCTGGGTCAAGGCCCTGACCGGGTCGGACAGTCTCGCCGCGCTGGCCGTCTTCGCCATGTGGGCGCCGTCCCTGGTGGGGCCGTTGATCGGTACGGTCGCCGACCGGGTGCGCCGCAAGCCGCTGCTGGTGGTGACGAATCTCGGGATGGCGGCGCTGATGCCGGTGCTTCTCGCACTGGACTCGCCGGGCCGGATCTGGATCCTCTTCACCGTGCTGGTGATCTACGGCGTGCACACCGTGGTGGGCGGCGCGGCCGAGTCCGCGCTGGTCGCCGCCGCCGTCGACAAGGATCTCCTCGGCGACTTCAACGGACTGCGGATGACCGTCACCGAGGGCATGAAACTGGTCTCGCCCCTGGTGGGCGCCGGGCTCTTCGTGCAGTTCGGCGGAGCCGCCGTGGCGCTGCTCGACGCGGTCACCTTCGCCCTCGCGGCCGTGATCTTCACACTGATCCGGGTACGGGAGGCCGAGCCGGTGCGCCCCGCCGGCGCGCACTGGCTGCGGGACACGATCGAGGGCGCCCGCTTCCTGCGCGGCTCCCCCACGCTGCGTCCGCTGGTCCTCGCGGGTTCGGCGACGATGCTGGTCGCCGGGCTCAACGGCTCGATGATCTACGCGGTCGTCGACCGGCTGCTGGGCCACTCCCCCGGCTACGCCGGGCTGCTGTACTCGGTGCAGGGGGTCGGCTCCATCGCCATCGGCGTTCTGTCGGGTCCGCTGATGCGCCGGCTCCCGCCCCGCGTCTTCGCCGCCGCCGGGATCGCCGTGTTCGCGGCGGCGGTCGGGGCGCGCGCACTGCCGTACGACACGGTGGCCCTGGTGAGCAGTGCGGCGGTCGGTTTCGGGCTGCCGTGCGTCCTGGTCGCGGCGCTGACCGCGGTGCAGAGCGAGACCCCGGCCGCCGTACTGGGGCGTACGGCGGCCACCGCCAACAGCCTGATGTTCGTTCCGAACGCGGTGGCCCTCGCACTCGGCGCGGGGCTGGTCGCCGTGGTGG